In Triticum urartu cultivar G1812 chromosome 6, Tu2.1, whole genome shotgun sequence, the following proteins share a genomic window:
- the LOC125512527 gene encoding uncharacterized protein LOC125512527 isoform X1, which produces MRAPAGRRRGSQPRDEAAHFVMSDLALSDDHAMLLHGHGRGESKIYPGHRAVFSANPRAVQGGGANESPRQTRSSCAQAIWKNDAALLPMSAEAKLFSPDGYAGIRNVSGVFCSQEGGHIDAVPAQDDQHKSRESDLLLFDWPELDDLEDLDTDLRKLDSAFELGIDYFDHPMWSSICSPDVQLVPSSHSDNPHPSNVANDQQLSWKKGKDTPLNSSSSSVEIEHFPGLSDADLLCPFDFHDMLVPTSSSVMCNDEIIMSSSAARSSIMCNDESIMSSSAARSGADDLVSAYVSTKNSQPRATPDMILDEMAGNPLEMYFPPLATCEQPQVPMSGTASTLAGDGALNGAAMHSGSNGRRSSGGVRENARPSSVPEAAPVPVRHLGFQKLQEGMNQLDVGTKACIRDALYRLAYSVEQRHQAVEQNVGSSAANRLSTSSVWAETERSPMDRSVAQLLLQKPLDRRTANRAA; this is translated from the exons ATGCGTGCGCCGGCGGGGAGGAGGCGGGGCTCCCAGCCTCGCGACGAG GCCGCTCACTTTGTGATGAGCGATCTTGCGCTAAGCGACGACCACGCCATGCTGCTCCATGGCCATGGCCGCGGCGAATCCAAGATCTACCCAGGCCATCGGGCCGTGTTCTCGGCAAATCCAAGAGCCGTACAGGGTGGTGGCGCCAACGAATCACCACGCCAAACGAGGAGTTCATGTGCACAGGCAATTTGGAAGAACGACGctgctctcctcccgatga GTGCGGAAGCAAAACTGTTCTCCCCCGACGGGTACGCTGGAATCCGCAACGTCTCAGGCGTTTTCTGCTCACAAGAAGGGGGTCATATCGATGCTGTGCCAGCGCAGGACGATCAGCACAAGAGCAGAGAGAGTGATCTTCTCCTCTTCGACTGGCCTGAGCTGGATGACTTGGAGGATCTCGACACAGACCTGAG AAAACTCGATTCGGCGTTTGAGTTAGGGATCGATTACTTTGATCACCCGATGTGGTCCTCCATTTGCTCGCCGGACGTTCAGCTCGTGCCGAGCAGCCACTCTGACAACCCCCATCCGTCCAATGTTGCGAACGATCAG CAGCTATCCTGGAAGAAAGGAAAGGACACGCCACTgaactcgtcttcctcctccgtGGAGATCGAGCATTTCCCAGGGCTGTCAGACGCCGACCTCCTCTGCCCCTTCGACTTCCATGACATGCTCGTCCCAACATCGTCCAGCGTCATGTGCAACGACGAGATCATCATGTCTTCCTCCGCTGCTCGCTCCAGCATCATGTGCAACGACGAGAGCATCATGTCTTCCTCCGCTGCTCGCTCCGGGGCAGACGACCTCGTCTCGGCGTACGTTTCGACGAAGAATAGTCAGCCGCGTGCGACTCCGGACATGATCCTGGACGAGATGGCCGGGAACCCGCTCGAGATGTACTTCCCTCCGCTGGCCACGTGCGAGCAGCCTCAGGTGCCGATGAGTGGCACCGCCTCGACGCTCGCCGGCGACGGTGCTCTGAACGGTGCAGCCATGCACTCTGGCTCCAATGGGAGGAGGAGCTCGGGCGGGGTGCGTGAGAACGCTCGGCCATCGTCTGTTCCGGAAGCGGCGCCGGTGCCGGTGAGGCATCTCGGGTTCCAGAAGCTTCAGGAAGGCATGAATCAG TTGGACGTGGGAACCAAGGCGTGCATCAGAGACGCCCTGTACCGGCTGGCCTACAGCGTGGAGCAGAGGCATCAGGCAGTGGAACAGAACGTGGGCTCCTCGGCTGCAAACAG GCTCAGCACATCGAGCGTGTGGGCGGAGACCGAGAGGAGCCCCATGGATCGCTCCGTGGCGCAGCTTCTTCTGCAGAAGCCGCTGGATCGGAGGACGGCGAATCGTGCCGCGTGA
- the LOC125512527 gene encoding uncharacterized protein LOC125512527 isoform X2, with amino-acid sequence MRAPAGRRRGSQPRDEAAHFVMSDLALSDDHAMLLHGHGRGESKIYPGHRAVFSANPRAVQGGGANESPRQTRSSCAQAIWKNDAALLPMSAEAKLFSPDGYAGIRNVSGVFCSQEGGHIDAVPAQDDQHKSRESDLLLFDWPELDDLEDLDTDLRKLDSAFELGIDYFDHPMWSSICSPDVQLVPSSHSDNPHPSNVANDQLSWKKGKDTPLNSSSSSVEIEHFPGLSDADLLCPFDFHDMLVPTSSSVMCNDEIIMSSSAARSSIMCNDESIMSSSAARSGADDLVSAYVSTKNSQPRATPDMILDEMAGNPLEMYFPPLATCEQPQVPMSGTASTLAGDGALNGAAMHSGSNGRRSSGGVRENARPSSVPEAAPVPVRHLGFQKLQEGMNQLDVGTKACIRDALYRLAYSVEQRHQAVEQNVGSSAANRLSTSSVWAETERSPMDRSVAQLLLQKPLDRRTANRAA; translated from the exons ATGCGTGCGCCGGCGGGGAGGAGGCGGGGCTCCCAGCCTCGCGACGAG GCCGCTCACTTTGTGATGAGCGATCTTGCGCTAAGCGACGACCACGCCATGCTGCTCCATGGCCATGGCCGCGGCGAATCCAAGATCTACCCAGGCCATCGGGCCGTGTTCTCGGCAAATCCAAGAGCCGTACAGGGTGGTGGCGCCAACGAATCACCACGCCAAACGAGGAGTTCATGTGCACAGGCAATTTGGAAGAACGACGctgctctcctcccgatga GTGCGGAAGCAAAACTGTTCTCCCCCGACGGGTACGCTGGAATCCGCAACGTCTCAGGCGTTTTCTGCTCACAAGAAGGGGGTCATATCGATGCTGTGCCAGCGCAGGACGATCAGCACAAGAGCAGAGAGAGTGATCTTCTCCTCTTCGACTGGCCTGAGCTGGATGACTTGGAGGATCTCGACACAGACCTGAG AAAACTCGATTCGGCGTTTGAGTTAGGGATCGATTACTTTGATCACCCGATGTGGTCCTCCATTTGCTCGCCGGACGTTCAGCTCGTGCCGAGCAGCCACTCTGACAACCCCCATCCGTCCAATGTTGCGAACGATCAG CTATCCTGGAAGAAAGGAAAGGACACGCCACTgaactcgtcttcctcctccgtGGAGATCGAGCATTTCCCAGGGCTGTCAGACGCCGACCTCCTCTGCCCCTTCGACTTCCATGACATGCTCGTCCCAACATCGTCCAGCGTCATGTGCAACGACGAGATCATCATGTCTTCCTCCGCTGCTCGCTCCAGCATCATGTGCAACGACGAGAGCATCATGTCTTCCTCCGCTGCTCGCTCCGGGGCAGACGACCTCGTCTCGGCGTACGTTTCGACGAAGAATAGTCAGCCGCGTGCGACTCCGGACATGATCCTGGACGAGATGGCCGGGAACCCGCTCGAGATGTACTTCCCTCCGCTGGCCACGTGCGAGCAGCCTCAGGTGCCGATGAGTGGCACCGCCTCGACGCTCGCCGGCGACGGTGCTCTGAACGGTGCAGCCATGCACTCTGGCTCCAATGGGAGGAGGAGCTCGGGCGGGGTGCGTGAGAACGCTCGGCCATCGTCTGTTCCGGAAGCGGCGCCGGTGCCGGTGAGGCATCTCGGGTTCCAGAAGCTTCAGGAAGGCATGAATCAG TTGGACGTGGGAACCAAGGCGTGCATCAGAGACGCCCTGTACCGGCTGGCCTACAGCGTGGAGCAGAGGCATCAGGCAGTGGAACAGAACGTGGGCTCCTCGGCTGCAAACAG GCTCAGCACATCGAGCGTGTGGGCGGAGACCGAGAGGAGCCCCATGGATCGCTCCGTGGCGCAGCTTCTTCTGCAGAAGCCGCTGGATCGGAGGACGGCGAATCGTGCCGCGTGA